The DNA window CTTCTTTTCAGCTCCTCCCTCTTGTGACCTGTGGGAATTTCAGACAAGAGGGCTCAGGTTCAGCCAGGTCCCTGCGTGTCCTCTGGTCGCTACGTGCACTACTGACTTCAGGTGCTAAAGGCTGGCCGTAAGTGGGAATTTAATCCCTCAGCTTCTCAGGGCCTGGTAGCCTCACACTCTTGCACAGCAAGCCTCACAGACCTCTCAGATGCCTGCCTCTTTTTCTACTGAATTCCCTAGAGCAGGAGACCCACATGGAGCTCTGCTCTGCTGTCACCTTTGCCCTTGCTATGACAGATGTCATGGCAGGCCTGCTGCCTCACAGCTCTGCTGCCTTCCAAGCACCCTCTATGAGCTGGGAATCACAGCCTCCTTCAGCCTCACAAAGGAGCCAAATTCCAGCAGGATGTTCTCTCTACCCAGGACTGTACGTGGCTAACAGGGCAGACTTCTCTCTGCTCCAGGCTCCCCTACATATAAAATCAAGACAAAAACATCTTATGTTTCCTCTTCTCACTCTCACCTCTCTTTACACCCACCATCCCTCAGGAGTCAAAAGGGGgaggtttcctttctttctattatAAAGATGCTTAAGTGATAAAAGACCaatagtcacaaaaagacaaagatgTTGGCTACTACCACTACTACTTAGCAGTGTTCTTAAAGTACCAGCCATTTTGTTGAATCAAAAATAAGAAGACTCATAaatattggaaaggaagaggcaaaaatatcttacagttgacctttgaactaTGCAAGCGTTAAGGGTATTAACCCTTTACATGCAGTcaaaatctgcatataactttATAGTCCGTCTTCTGTATCTCCAGTTCGACattcacagattcaaccaactgcagatcaTGCAGTACTATGGTGTTTACTATTGAAAacaatccacatataagtggacccTCATAGTTCAAACccctgttgttcaagggtcaataaTATTTGCAAAATCAACTAaagatttacatttaaaattctaagaTTAAGTAATAATGACTAGTCACAAAAGCtgcataaaatatttccttttttatatataaacaatCAGCTTGAAAATACAAAGGAAGGGAAAAACTCATGTATCATAAGCTacaaaaaatgatgaaatatctagaaataaagttAAGAATTGTGTAGGACTTTTATGAAGATAACTTGAGAATTCCACGTAATTATACAGAAgacaacaaagaaatgaagactcaatattttaaaacagtatttcttTCCTATATTAATCTATACACTCAACTAAAATAATagaatgttttcaaaaataatatcaaagttctgaaaaaactgaaaggaaagaatAGGTCGGGAAAATCCTAAAGTAATAAAATGAAGTCAtacataataatttattataaagctGAAGTTATGGAAACAATAGAGTAGTTGCACAGAAATAGACAACAATGAAGAAGGCAATGAGAAGGccatggcactccactccagtagttttgcctggaaaatcccatggacagaggagcctggtaggctgcaatccatggggtcgctgagggttggacacgactgaccgacttcactttcactgttcactttcatgcactagagaaggaaatggcaacccactccagtgttcttgcctggagaaacccagggacgggggagcctggtgggctgccgtctatggggtcgcacagagtcggacacgactgaagtgacttagcagcagcagcagcagcagcagcagcagcaaacaatgAGGTAGACTAATGAGACCAGAACAATTTCTGGGTTGAGCTCAACCCTACCACTTACTTGTTGAATAACACAGAATAAGATGTTTTACTATTCTGCACTgattttccttgtctgtaaaaagGATTAATAACAGCACCTCACTCAGAatagttatgaggattaaatgaggtaatagaCATAAAGAGGCTGGACCAAACCCTGGCAGTACAAAGCCATAATTATCAGTAACATCACTACCATCATTTTTTGTTTGCCACTGATAATTGGGTTTTCTGTAACAGACGCATGAGCCTAACACAATCATGTATccataaaaactgaaaagaatttatttatggaATTTAACAAGCTAGTTGTAAAATAACCAagagaagaaaatacataaatatgtcaaggcaatcttgaaaaaagaacacaaacagaAAGAATTTAACCAAATATCAAAACACACTATGAAGaatacttaaaaatatgaaatatttgcacaaaatagataaataagccAATGCCATAAAATAAGTATGATAGAATATAGTAAAGATACAGTTTCaaattatttgggaaaaaatgtttttggatAACTTGTCATCAGTTTGGACAAAAACTGAAGTTATACACACCTtactctttcacacacacaaaaaaaattccaGATACAAGAGAAAgctaaacataaaaacaaaagaaaaattaagcattcaagtaaaatgaaataagttggaatggaatttttaaaaattaaataaagtgaaGGAGagcatatttataaaatgagagtaGGATAAGGCCTGCCTCcaatatttaaaaactgtaaaaccaCAACAAAATCCCAAAAGACAAATGATGTATTGGAAGAAAATACatccaaaataaatacaaaggattagtacacagcatatatatatacataagaaGACTTCCTATAAATCAATGGGAACTATAAAGCATAAAAATGAGTGAATCATGTGAACAGACAACTCACAGAAAGTAAAATAGCCACTGAATATAAGGCCACTCTTCTCTCACTAACAACCAGGGAAGTCAACTGGCTGAAACAATGACAGTATTCTCACACATTAGACTGGCCATGAAACTAAGGTTGATGACATCAACGATCAGTATAAATGTTTGGAAATAGGTAAACTACAATATCACCAGAGGAAGTATAAACAAGTACGGCATTTTTGAAGGGCAATTCAACAGAATGTATTAAAATTTCACATATGCAGACACTTCAACCCGAGAATTTTACTTCTCTCCATCTACCTTAGACTCAAATTTACATAGTACACAAGGAAGCAAGTTcaaagcaaaaatgaataaataaataaaatggaaataatctaaatacCATGAACAAGGAAAACGTTTAGATAAACtgctatgtgtatatatgtgtatatacgtatatatgcacatatatacatatatatacacatacacaaattgATGtgcacatatacaaatatatatgtgtgtatgtgtgtgtgtatatatatatatatatattcacatacatacacacatatatatgggtttcccctggtggctcagatggtaatgaatccacctgcaattcgggagacccaggttctatccctgggttagggcatggcaacccactccagtattcttgcctggagaatccccactgacagaggagcctggtgggctacagtccacagggttgcaaagagtcatacacgactagCACCTAAGCacagtttatatacatatatatacacataaaatgtgGAATACTATGGAGCAGTTACAAAAAACAAGAGATGTGTATGTCCTGGTATAACAatgctttgaaaaaattttttaagttaaaaatactaaactataaaaaaatatgctaaaaagaataatacaaatCAACTGATGTCAGCAAATTACCCTCTACGAAAGAATCTGGGGTTAAGAGAAATGTTCCAGAGGGATTTGTACTTCATctctattattttaatattttataacaagAAAATATTCTCTATTATTTGAATCTTTAATAACAAGAAAATATTCACTTATgtttacataatttttataaagtaaaaatttgtttttacaaagtaaacgcttattatttaaaaatccacataAACAGAAGTATTTACAGTAgatacttacaaaacagagactcacagacaagagaacgaacttatggttgcaaaggggaaggatgtggggaagggatagttggggagtctgggatggacatgtacacactgctctatttaaaatagataaccaacaaggtcctactatagagcacatggaactttgctcaatgttatatggtaGCCTTgacaggaggggagtttgggggagtaTGGATACACAtataggtatggctgagtcccttagtttcacctgaaactatcacatacaaacatgtatgtgtatatatacacacatgtacaaaaGCCTATGTTTCCAAAATGAGGTAGTTATAATGGTGaaatttacatacaataatgTAGGGTAACAAGTAAACTGTATCACATCAAATAAGTATTATTTCACTATTACAAACAATGGAGCTGTGAGTTGGAATAATCTAAATACCATGAACAAGGATCTTTCctcttatgttttcttattttcctttatcaAACATtgcatatgaaaataaaatattaaaaaaaacaaaaatcaaatgagagattttttttgaaaacaaCATAAAGAACTTAGAGTGCAAAACAAATATAAGGGTTCAGTATTGTTAGCacacataaaagcaaaatgacGAGCTCACAGTTCATATATCATCACTTACCAATTCCACTGTCATCTAATCGCATGTAGCCTTCTGCCAGTGAGCTGAAGCCAGTTAATCCTCCCATTGCTGCATAAGGAACGTCCTGCCCCACTGGTTTTCCCTGAGCCAGTCTTTCTTGCTTAGTTTCCACTACTGTGTCATGGGCATATGCCGGCTGACCACAagcacaagtgaagcaactgtgAAATCCCGAACACTTAGAACCTGAATCAAGATATAAAAGGAGTTCAATGTTTTCAAATATAGGTAATCTGTTATATGCCCACTACACTATTTGGCCCAAATCACTTGAATTCTGGATCTTTCATACACTGTCCTCTGACGCCAGTGCTTCTTCTTACCTCTACCCCTGAACTCCTTTCCTCCAGCCACTGCTCTTATTTCTAAAAGATGCTAAAGCATAAGGGAGTAtgcagaacaacaacaacaacaaaaattggaAAAACCAACTAGGACTAAAGGATACTGGGCTAAACACTGGAGAGTTAGGAAGCGAAGGCCCTCTCCTCAAATACTGAGTTAAAAGCAGGTGTGGGGGGACAACTCGTAGTGAAGAAATAACGTAGAAACATGTCTCTGCATCAATTCCCCATAAAAGCCATAATGGAAGGccaactcacagatacagaaaggatgcaatggaatactgtttaacaataaaaaggaaagaagtactgATGTgtgctacagcatggatgaatcataaaaacattatactaagtgaaagatgcTAGTCAGAAAAGACCAAATACTCTGATTCCATGAAATGTttagaataggtaaatccatagagataTAAAGTAGGTTACTGGCTGTTTAGAGTTGAGGGGTAAGAGGAATAAGCAATGACTGATAATGGATAGGaaatttcttttgggggtgatgaaaatatgctaaaatttATTGTGGTGATGGTGAACAACTTTGAATGTaaaagccactgaactgtaccCTTCAACTATATATGAATTATTTAGCATGTTACTTATATCTTAATGAaatcactatatataaaaatataaaccataTTGAAAGAGTCCAGAATATACCATTAACAAAACACTTAAACATTCACACTTTTGACAAATATGTACAGAAACCAAGGCACAtaataaataagttttattcAAATACTTCCATACTTAGTGAAACAATTTATGTCTGCCAttgtcaataaaaatgttttataacatATTTAATCATAAGATTTCAATTCAAGATACTACAAAGAGAACTGGGAACACTATCTCCTGAAGAAAAATACTGGacctaactttaaaaatattctacctATTTCAAAGGGTTTTTAAAAGGATGATCAAGGGCGAGAGCATATGAAATGGTGGCTGGGATTTGGGTACAGGTATTGAGATACAGTtattcagtgggtaaagaatctgcctttagggcaggagatgaggtttgattccttggtcgggaagatttcctggaggagggcatggcaacccactcctgtattcttgcctgaagaatgccatggacagagaagccaggcaggttacagtccatagtgtcgcaaagagtcggacatgactgaaggggctgagcacagcacaagcaCGTTGAGATAAGGGTGCTATCGCCTACAAAGTGTTAAAATCATCAAGCtacattttgtttttcccatCAAGTCATGTTTTATGCAGTAACATAATAATCTGCAAGTGAACCATAAAAGATTTTTAGACCTGTAAAATCCTTTTTAAGGATGATTATTCTGTAAATGGAATTCAGTTCGTAGAACattcagaatttgaaattttGAATTAGATCACATCTAGtaattctttaaaatcttttactACTACTTAACCTTATTCAAATTACATGAGATTAGAGATTAAGGTCGATGACTACAAAGCATATGAACAACCAAGTTTTTCCACAAACTTTTAGAGTACGTATTCACCAAATTATTCCCAGTTGTCCAATGTCACTGTAGCTGAATGAAATTGGCACAGAGACACATCATTCAGTAAGGGGATAAAAGCATTCTGTTTATATGTTTATCATAATGTAACTCACAGGCATTGCATACAAAGCCAGGGGCTGCACTGTGTTGATCGGCAAAGTGCTTACATCTGCAGCGAATGGGCTGTGTGCCGTTCAGAGGCACATAGAGGTAAGCCCTGCAAGGGCAGCCCCTCACTTGGCAAGGCAGACTGATGGGGCGCTGCGGAGGAATCGTTTCAAAGTCAGTTTTATGTTGCTTAtacctaaaagaaatgaaagggaagaaataacAGCACAATGCAGATACTGCCAAAAATTATAACTGGTGTTGTCTCACAGGCAAAatgattctcatttttattttttgttcattgtTCTTGTTAGTAAGGTGTAAATACATTCCCCCGAAATCCAGTACTTGTCACTTACGTTGCTTTGGTCAGAGAAAATCTTCACCCATCTAGATTTTTAATCAAGGAGAATTTTCACAGCAACATACGAAGATATAGCATATAATTCTCTTAAAATACTATTACAGATTCTTTAATATAGAAACACAACCCACGAGTATGAAGAAAAGCTCATGAAATTCTCTTTATCAAAGTgcattatttacatttattttcacagGTCTGCTATTTAGAATTGAAATAAGTTCAATAAacacatattaatataatttattttaatatactttaaactttaaacttcaaaataaattataaacactGTTAAAAGCCAAAACTCTTTGCTAAAATGCTGTATGTAATTTTCTCAGACCACTGGCTTCCTTCTCATTAGATGATACTCAGTAAAATCATATTAAATTTATTACTCTCAATATTATACTAGGTAACAAGTTAAAATAACAATAAGATACCATTTTTACTTAGCAAAGAgagtcaaagttttttttttaaactgtgcatATTTCACAACACTATAAACAGTGTTATAAAAGGACCAATCCCATTTAATAGGgtttcaagaaacagaaaaaaatccatCCATTAAGCCAGATGGTTCAAAAATAAACCCTGAGAAAATTATTCCATGTATATAAAGAGCTCTGTGCATAAGGGTAGTATTAGCAACAGTACTTTAAATAGTGATGTACACAACACAAACTAATAATAAAGGAATGGATAAGTATATTACAAGAAAAATTTTCTAACTCTAACAGTGAAAACTTATcttcaaataaaatcttttacAGACCAtaatactatataaaatagataacacaGAATTGGCTAACACTAGGGGAAGAGCCATAAGCAGAGTCTGTCCTTCCCTTTAGCTGCCCCCCACCTGATGAGCCCCTGAGATTCTGTGGGAGCTCTGGGGGAAACATGCTGAACATGACTGGATTAGCCAGAGTATCAAGGAGGTATTAAAAATCTTGTGTGCAATTACTATGAACAAGGTGGAAACATTTCTGTGATTCTGTCATAAAAAACTGGTTCaatatttatacacacatgtaATTAACaactaaggctgtatattggcacctgcttatttaacttatatgcagagtgcatcatgagaaatgctggactcgatgaagcacaagctggaatcaagattgccgggagaaatatcaacaacctcagatatgcagacgacaccacccttatggcaaaaggaaagaaaaactaaacagcctcttgatgaaagtagaagaggagagtgaaaaagttggcttcaaactcaacatccagaaaactaagatcatggcatctggtctcatcacttcatggcaaacagatggggaaacagtgacagactttattttcttgggctccaaaaccactgcagatggtgactgcagccatgaaattaacagacacttgctccttgcaagaaaagttatgaccaacctaaacagcatattacaaagcagagacattactttgccaacaaaggtccatctagtcaaagctatggtgtttctagtagtcatgtatggatgtgagagttggactataaacaaagctgagtgccgaagaattgatacttttgaaccgtggtgttggagaagactcttgagagtcccttggactgcaaggagatccaaccaatccatcctaaaggaaatcagtcctgaatattcattggaaggactgatgctgaagctgaaactccaatactttggccacctgatgcaaagaactgactcatttgaaaagaccctgatactgggaaagactgaaggcgggaggagaaggggatgacaaaggatgagatggttggatggcatcaccgactcactggacatgagtttgagtagactctgggagttgctgatggacagggaggcctggtgtgctgcagtccatggggtcgcaaagagtcggacacaactgagtgaactgaactaaactgaattgaattatgtaaataaaaaaaGTACATACATATGTTAAAACTTCTTAACAGCATCTGGCTTTAGGTGGTGtctttttctacatttctttatattcttcatttcaatgtttccaatgttttcacttttctattttttaaaaaatatttatttttatttggaggataattgctttacaatactatgctggtttctgccatatataaGCATGAATCAACCATATGTATTCATATGTCCCCTTCcactggaacctccctcccacctcccaagtttcacttttataaaagagaaaaattaatttagacAGAGATCTCACTGAGCAACTGGTACTAAAGAACTTTTTCCATCCAAGTGGGGTTGGTCAATTTTGAAGGTCAATTCTATGCTGTACCATTATACATAGATATGAGACTGGCACTAAACGTATATAAGGATAAATGATAAAACTAACATAAGTTTACCAGAAAACATTGGAagtgtcagtctctcagttgcgtccaactttttgcgacctcacggactctagcccaccaggctgttctgcccatggaattctccaggcaagaatactggagtgggtagccattcccttttccaggggatcttcccaacacagggatcaaacccgggtctccagcattgcaggtggattctttaccactttcacTTCAATGGAAGTTTACCAAAGCTCTCTTCAATTCTGAACAATATCAACATAACCCTCATCCTCTGTTCCTCCAGTGTTTTTAGTTGGGGTTGCTAAATAAATTTCAAGTCAATCTACACACAACATGACTCATCCTAGCAACCGCCTAACCACCTCTGGCAAATCTTAAGTGTGTAAACAGCAACTGCACAAAGACTATGTCAGGAAAGAGCCCCAGAAATGATCAGGACAGGAAGGCTCTCCCATGGCTCCTCTGGAATAGAAAGCTAAAGTTTTTACCTAAAACCACGTAATAGTTTCTGtaatttttccaagaagcagctttGTCCTTTTGAGCTTTACAACTACGATCTGTAGCAGTGATAAAATTTAAAGTAGAAAATGACAAACATAGCCAAATGCAAATCTCAAGTGCAGGTAACACACATCAATGGCTGCAGCCtcatgtatttccttttcttgtgtgcctgtatttttgtttaaagaaaggtatatacatatacatgcacacacacacacacacacacacacagcgttgacccttgaacaatatggGTTTAAagtgtagattttttttcaataaatacacagTAGGCCCTCAGTGTTTATGGGTTCCATATCTGTGCTCAAACTAACCACATATCGTGTTCCAAGGATCATGTTTATGATCCAAGGTTGGCTGAATCCACATCTGCAAACAGGAGGGCCCAGCTATGGGGCACAAGCATCCCCAGATTTTGGTATCCACTATGGGTCCTGGAACCagtcccctgtgtgtgtgtgtgtgtgtgtgtgtgtgtgtgtgtgtgtgtgtgtatgtgcttctATTTGtagattgctgctgctaagtcgcttcagtcgggtctgactctgtgtgaccacatagacagcagcccaccaggctcccctgtccctgggattctccaggcaagaacactggagtgggttgccatttccttctccaatgcatgaaagtgaaaagtcaaagtgaagtccctAAATCTTGtccactctttgagatcccatggactgcagactaccagactcctccacccatgggattttccaggcaagagtactggagtggggtgccattgccttctctgactcagTACTCTACAGTGAcgtaaatgggaaggaaatccaaaaaaagagaggatatacatatatcctgattcactttgttatacagcagaaactaaaatgggctttactggtggctcagacagtaacgaatccgcctacaaagcaggagacctgggttcaagccctgggtcgggaaggtcccctgaagaagtgaatggcaacccactccagtattctcacctggagaactccatggacagaggagtctgatgggctacaatccatggggttgcaaacagtcggacacgacagagtctGACTACCGCTtttcagaaactaacacaatattgtaaagcaactgcactccaataaaaacgaattttaaaacacatttgacaaaaataaataaacaaaataaaatcagctctGCAATCTGATGACCCATTCTCTACTACCTTGTCCAGTGGTGGAAGAGGCAGAGTGAGTGTGCTCCCCTGCCAAACCGAAAAACCCCCAGCAAAGCCTGCAGGCACCAATATCTTTCTTATCAATGCTAAGAGGTAAGATGCCTAACGGTGATGGGACTCCATAATGAGTTCTAACAAGATACAACAGAAAAAATGTAAACTATAGCCCCCAAAAACCTTAGATAATTTCTGCCATATTATATAAATACCTGTTTTCAAATGTTTCTCAATTATCATCACTAATATTTATAGAAGGAAGATATGCCCTGCTACAGTTTTATATTTCCTAATCACCAGAAAACTTAGCAATAAAATAACTTACCTATGTGTACAAAAACACAGTGTCTCTGGACCCACAAGTTTACAATCCATTCCCATGGGTGATCGCCAACTCACATACAATCTGTTCTGTAAACGCATAGGTAAGACTTTTCTTTTGTATTCTTCATATTCCTCAGGAGTAAAAAGTTTCCCTCCATCATCCTCACCAACAATTCTACAACAAAAGATACTTTTCTTAAGCCATGTGTATTTCTTTTCtgggttaaaaataataaactctaaAATTAAGCTATACTTGTATAGTCAAATGTATAGTCAAAAGAAAGACTGCTTTGGCTTTATTTTGTCACATTAGGCTCATGTTAACAGCAAAATTACACACAATAGTAATAAAGCTTTTGCTTCCCACATGAAAAAGgattataaataataaagtcaATGAATTCGTAACATCTGACTTCACAGATCCAGGTTTATCACTGGAGAATTACCACATATTCATCTCAATTTCTCCTTTGATTCTGAAGTAAACATGCTCATTTTTCACATTAAAGTTGGAGACTAAACTGctaaaaattctaatattttcctCCTTTAAATATACTTTGCCCCCAAAACAAAATAGTACAAAAATCATCCATGCTGAAGACAACATGATTAATGTCCATACCTGACTCCAAACCCTGGCCAGAAGTTTAAACTAAGATAGAACCCACAAACACCCTTAGATCTGCACCACTTCATACCTAACATATGCCTTGAGTAATCACGCATATCATTTTCTAATTCTGGAAGTAAGACCTCAAATGTTTATGGGAAAAATTAAGCTACTgctatttcttaatttcttaggAAATTAAGAATTGTCCCCCTTGGAAAAAAGGAAGCACAACCAAAAGCATGTGGTCAAAACTGAAGAAATTTCTCACTGAACATACTCCCTTTAAAAGTCATGGAAAGTGTTATTTGCAGAATGTTACATAACTTTTAGTGCAGTCAGtgctttttctcatattttcaagCCTTTAGCTATGGTAGATAAAGTAAAAACCAATTCAGAAGCTATGAAATCATCACAACTTTCTTCCTTAAATAATTAAGgtacataataataaataaataataaaactaaggGCATTTTATTCTGAGCTAAGTTTTGGGCTATTTCACCTTTTTATAGCTACCAAGAAGTATATCAACAGCTACTGAAAAGACCTTAAGATCAATGCagacttttaaagaaagagatTAATTATATATAGTTCTAAACCACTGTTGCccaaactttatttacagaatcCCCAGGAGATCTAGTTCAAATGCAGATTCGGTTAATATATCTCAATGGGCCTGGCGATGCTCCCCAACGATGGTTACACTGCTGGTCCATGATGGCTACAATATGACCATCAAGGCTCTAACTTCTACAGAGAACTATTTCAAGTAGTTTatgtttggaaaataatttcGCCCCAGGCCCGAACATTTCATAGGCCAGGCATGAGACTACAACTGAAGGCCCACATTCCACATACCTAAACATCTAAGTATCTAAGGTGTCCAGTCAACATCAGGACCCAGCATAGTGCTCCTAAGGAAAAGGCGTAGAGAACTGGAGGCTAAAGGAGCAGCTCTGCCCTAGGTAAGCTCTGGGTACAAGCTGTTCCGGACTGCTGGCCTTAGGTGAACCTAACCGGGAATGGGACCTGACCCATCAAGCTTCTCATCCTCACTTTTTCTGGCTCAGAATTACTAGATATTTCTAGACGTCACTCAGAAGTATACCACCTAGACAGTCCAAGGGAAGAGCAGTCAGACAGCAACCCCTGTACCCAAGGGATTTGGCGGGACCACCTTTAGATAGAGCAACCCCTGTGGCTCAGGTTTCAGGCTGCACCTGCTTCCCACTGAGGCAGTGAACATCTGACTTCccctttgcacacacacacacagacacacacacctgcctCTCATCCAGTTTCCCAACTGTCAAAAATCTTTCTTGggagaccttaaaaaaaaaaaaaagaacacattcttGCAGGTACACCAGCCTTTGTCAGGGCCCCAGGCAGTGAGTCACTACCAAAGGCCCTAGGGGCGGCTGCGCTTCCAGTCTCCGGATAAGAGTCGACGGATAAGAGTTTCTCTAGAACCAGTCAAAGTCTCTCCTAAAACCAGCACCTCGCGGTCCGGGGCACGTTTGGAAGTTCACGTCACACCCTATTACAAAGTGAACATGCAAACCTGATGTCTGCTTTTACAGGCCAGGTGTACTCAACGTGTGATCTACAACGGCAGTTAAGAACAGTGGACCTTTGCATAAATCTGGAGTTAATAATCCTTTCTCAAAGGGATCAGAGCCGGAGATCTTTTAAATGGCCTCGGAAGAGACTTATTAGAATAGAACTGCGTGTCATCACAATACTAGAAATAAAC is part of the Ovis aries strain OAR_USU_Benz2616 breed Rambouillet chromosome 4, ARS-UI_Ramb_v3.0, whole genome shotgun sequence genome and encodes:
- the FAM221A gene encoding protein FAM221A isoform X4 yields the protein MERLTLPPGGAAAVDEYLEYRRIVGEDDGGKLFTPEEYEEYKRKVLPMRLQNRLYVSWRSPMGMDCKLVGPETLCFCTHRYKQHKTDFETIPPQRPISLPCQVRGCPCRAYLYVPLNGTQPIRCRCKHFADQHSAAPGFVCNACSKCSGFHSCFTCACGQPAYAHDTVVETKQERLAQGKPVGQDVPYAAMGGLTGFSSLAEGYMRLDDSGIGAPSAEFLDSPVTAMDHPFLKAFQASSSSSPETLTGTSSQVSSLRKPEEDDMAFFERQHQERGQGSAAACGNWCM
- the FAM221A gene encoding protein FAM221A isoform X2 — encoded protein: MERLTLPPGGAAAVDEYLEYRRIVGEDDGGKLFTPEEYEEYKRKVLPMRLQNRLYVSWRSPMGMDCKLVGPETLCFCTHRYKQHKTDFETIPPQRPISLPCQVRGCPCRAYLYVPLNGTQPIRCRCKHFADQHSAAPGFVCNACSKCSGFHSCFTCACGQPAYAHDTVVETKQERLAQGKPVGQDVPYAAMGGLTGFSSLAEGYMRLDDSGIGAPSAEFLDSPVTAMDHPFLKAFQASSSSSPETLTGTSSQVSSLRKPEEDDMAFFERQHQERIKMEKAAKQKGKAPLPATMKPS
- the FAM221A gene encoding protein FAM221A isoform X1; this translates as MERLTLPPGGAAAVDEYLEYRRIVGEDDGGKLFTPEEYEEYKRKVLPMRLQNRLYVSWRSPMGMDCKLVGPETLCFCTHRYKQHKTDFETIPPQRPISLPCQVRGCPCRAYLYVPLNGTQPIRCRCKHFADQHSAAPGFVCNACSKCSGFHSCFTCACGQPAYAHDTVVETKQERLAQGKPVGQDVPYAAMGGLTGFSSLAEGYMRLDDSGIGAPSAEFLDSPVTAMDHPFLKAFQASSSSSPETLTVGTSSQVSSLRKPEEDDMAFFERQHQERIKMEKAAKQKGKAPLPATMKPS
- the FAM221A gene encoding protein FAM221A isoform X3 translates to MERLTLPPGGAAAVDEYLEYRRIVGEDDGGKLFTPEEYEEYKRKVLPMRLQNRLYVSWRSPMGMDCKLVGPETLCFCTHRYKQHKTDFETIPPQRPISLPCQVRGCPCRAYLYVPLNGTQPIRCRCKHFADQHSAAPGFVCNACSKCSGFHSCFTCACGQPAYAHDTVVETKQERLAQGKPVGQDVPYAAMGGLTGFSSLAEGYMRLDDSGIGAPSAEFLDSPVTAMDHPFLKAFQASSSSSPETLTVGTSSQVSSLRKPEEDDMAFFERQHQERGQGSAAACGNWCM
- the FAM221A gene encoding protein FAM221A isoform X5, translated to MERLTLPPGGAAAVDEYLEYRRIVGEDDGGKLFTPEEYEEYKRKVLPMRLQNRLYVSWRSPMGMDCKLVGPETLCFCTHRYKQHKTDFETIPPQRPISLPCQVRGCPCRAYLYVPLNGTQPIRCRCKHFADQHSAAPGFVCNACSKCSGFHSCFTCACGQPAYAHDTVVETKQERLAQGKPVGQDVPYAAMGGLTGFSSLAEGYMRLDDSGIGAPSAEFLDSPVTAMDHPFLKAFQASSSSSPETLTAFPQRILRLLTKQHTMMKL